GGAAAGGCCGAAAGAGAGCGGATCAGGCACGCAGGTTAACGTTGATGGTTTCCTGCACGCGGTGAGTCTGGAAGCGGCGATTGTCGATGGCATTCTGACGGTCAGCGACATCCAGAATTTCCTGATTGTTGACCAGTTCCGCCAGCGTGATGTTGTTGAGGAATTCGCTGATACGCACGCTCAGATCACGCCACAGGACGTGAGTCAGGCAACGTTCGCCGCCCTGGCAACCTTCTTTGCCCTGGCATTTGGTGGCATCAACGGATTCGTCAACGGCGGTGATCACCGCACCAACGGCAATCGCGCCAGCATCTTTACCTAACAGATAACCGCCGCCCGGACCACGAACGCTGGCAACCAGACCGTGCTTACGCAGACGCGAGAATAACTGCTCCAGATAGGAGAGCGAAATGCCCTGACGCTCAGAAATGTCAGCCAGCGGCACCGGCCCCTCGTGCGAGTGCAGGGCAACGTCCAGCATAGCGGTAACGGCATAACGTCCTTTGGATGTCAGTCTCATAGCATACAACCTCGTAAGCGTCCGTCGGTTATCGGCGGGTATCTGATGAATGGCCGCTAGTCTGACATTCCTGAGTAAATTGGTCAACTATTTAACCGAGTAATTTGCTCAACTATTTAACCAAGCGATTTACTCAACTATTACCCTCACTGCCCTTACGTTTTTCAAACGACGCCAGCATACCGCGCAGAATGTTCAGCTCATCGCGTTCCGGGCGCGCGCGGGTGTACAGACGACGCAGCTTGCTCATCACCTGGCCGGGATTGCCTTCGCGGATAAAGCCGCTGTTCAGCATCATCTGTTCCATGTGCTGATAAAAACGTTCCAGATCATCAACCAGCGGATACGGCGACTCAGCAAATTGCGGTTGTGGAGTGGCCTTTTCCTGCGCATCCAGCCAGGCCATCCGCACTTCGTAAGCAATGATTTGTACCGCCATCGCCAGATTCAGCGAGCTGTATTCCGGGTTGGCCTGAATCGCGACATGATAATGACACTTCTGTAGCTCTTCGTTGGTCAGGCCCACACGCTCACGGCCAAACACCAGCGCAACCGGTGCCTGCTGCCCCTCTTCCACGCTTTTGATGCCGCATTCACGTGAATCCAACATCGGCCACGGCAGCGAACGTGAACGCGCACTGGTGCCGACCACCAGGCTACAGCCGGCAATCGCCTCATCGAGGGTATCGACGATCTGCGCATTGCCAATCACATCGCTGGCTCCAGCGGCAAGGGAGATCGCCTGAGAGTCGGGTTTCACCAACGGATTAACCAGATAGAGATTACTTAAACCCATGGTTTTCATGGCACGGGCGACGGAGCCCATGTTGCCGGTGTGGGAGGTTTCCACCAGTACAATTCGGATATTTTGCAGCATAATAGAAGCAGGTAAGAAAATGATGGCGCGATGCTAACATAAAAGCAGGACATTTACCGAATGCGCTGCTATACTCCGCGCCGTTTTCCCTGTTCTTTAACATCCAGCGAGAGATACCGATGCATCCGATGCTCAACATCGCCGTGCGCGCTGCGCGCAAGGCCGGAAATTTAATTGCAAAAAATTATGAAACCCCGGACGCTGTCGAAGCCAGCCAGAAAGGCAGCAACGATTTCGTCACCAATGTTGACCGCGACGCAGAACGTCTGATTGTCGAAGTGATTCGCAAGTCATACCCGCAACACACCATCATCACCGAAGAAAGCGGTGAACTGGCGGGCGACGATCAGGACATTCAATGGGTAATCGATCCGCTGGATGGCACCACCAACTTTATCAAACGCCTCCCTCATTTCTCCGTTTCTATCGCTGTGCGCATTAAAGGCCGCACTGAAGTTGCGGTGGTTTACGATCCAATGCGCAATGAACTGTTCACCGCAGTACGCGGCCAGGGCGCGCAGCTGAACGGCTACCGTCTGCGTGGCAGCACCGCTCGCGATCTGGATGGCACCATTCTGGCAACTGGCTTCCCGTTCAAACTGAAGCAGCATGCTCAGACCTATATCAATGTGGTTGGCAAACTGTTTACCCAGTGCGCTGACTTCCGTCGTACCGGTTCAGCGGCGCTGGATCTGGCTTATGTGGCGGCGGGTCGTGTGGATGGCTACTTCGAAATCGGTCTGAAACCGTGGGATTTCGCTGCCGGTGAACTGCTGGTGCGCGAAGCGGGCGGTCTGGTGACTGACTTCACCGGCGGCCATGGCTACCTGATGTCAGGTAACATCGTTGCCGGTAACCCGCGCGTTGTTAAAGCTCTGCTGTCCACCATGCGTGACGAACTGAGCGAAGCGCTGAAGCGCTAATTTTTCTGTCGCGGCGCGGATTCGCGCGCCACGATGTTAAAATGGCCGCAGACCACTGCTCATCATGGGTTGAGCGCTTTGCCACAGCAACGCCCCCACCACCACTAACACCACGCTACCGACGATTGCCAGCAATGGCATCAGCACTTGCGCGCCTTGCGTTGTCGGGCTGGCGCTGCCCAGTTTCTCCGCCAGTTTACGCGAACGCTGCACCAGCAACCCCATCGCTGACACGGTCACCGCCGTGCCCATCGCCATGGCAATGGCGGAGGCGACGCCCCAGACATACACATCAATCACTTTCGCAAACAGCAGCATCATAATGGCACCCGAACAGGGACGCAGCCCCATCGAGAACACCACCAGCGCCTGAGTTTTGCCACTGACAGCCTGCTCCATCTGCGCAGCACTTGGCAAATGGGCGTGGCCGCAGCCGCAGTGCTCATCATGCTGATGGTGAGGGCGGATCGCATGGATCTGCATTTTTGCCACGGGCTTTAACGCCGCCCGCAGCGCGCGGACTGCACGCCATCCCACCCACACCCCCAACGCCATCACCAGCAGGTAACTGCCCTTCTCCAGCCAGTAGCTGCCCAGATGCATCGTGCGTGATGAGGTTTGTAACACCACCAGCATCACCGTCACCAGGCCGATCGCCACACCCCCCTGCAACAACGCCGCCAGCAGTGTCAGCTTCATACTGGTTTTTAAACGCGCCGGATGGGTCGCGAGGAAGGTGCTGATCACCACTTTGCCATGACCGGGGCCAAGGGCGTGCAGTACGCCGTAGGCGAGGCTGAATAGCATCAGGGTCACCCCCGCCTGTTGTGGCTGTTGCGCGACCTGCTGCAACAACTGCGTCATCTCACGATTCAACACCTTTTGCCACAACACGCTTTGTAGCAAGATTTGCGGCCAGTATTGCCACAACATGCCCGCCGCCAGCAGCAAAATCAGCGCCAGCAACCAGAGCGGCCATAAACGGCGGGAACCGGCAGGCAGGGAGATTAATGACATGTCAACGTTACCGTCTGTGCGAATTGCTGCCCAAGATCCATATCTTCCGGTGGCGCATCGGCTTTATCCAGTGACAACGCGTACTGTTTTAGCGAGTCGTCCGGTTTTGGCGTGTGTAAATCGAGCTGGCAACGCGCTTTCAGCGTGTCCGGCAGGGTCAATGCCTGCGCGTTGTCGTAATACATATCGACAAAGTAGCTCGGATCAAAGGTGAGAATGCGGTACTGCGTATGACTCAGGGATTGCGGTTCACCCAACGGCAGAATGAACTCCAGCACCGCTTTGTTGCCGTTGCGCGATAGCTGGTATTCCTTCGGCAAATTGAGGAATTTCACCCGATTTTTCCCCTGCCACACTTCGGTGAAGTAATGCTGACCCAGCACATTAGCCATCACCTGTGCGGCCAGTTTTTTCCACACCACACTCCCCGGCGCGGCTTTACCGGCATCGTACAGCAGGTCGGCGGAAGTGATTTCATCCATGGTCCACACCATTTTAAAGCCGGTGAGATGATCATTGTCGGTCAGAAGCTCAGTTCTCATATCAATAAAACTATGCGGATGTGACCAGGCCACGTGACTGACCAACAGCATCAGGGTAAAAAGCGCAATTTTCATAACGTTATAAAGTAACAATTAAAAGGTGCAGATTCCAGTGGTCCAGAAAAACTGTGACCCGCTTTAAAGCTCTGAATAAAAGTCACGACAAAGTGCAGGGTTACCACACGGAGTTGGCTATTCTTAGCTCAAAAATGACCTGCTGGAATGACCATTGATGAGTTCTGCAACTTCCTCTGCACCACTCTTCAGCCGTTCCCAACGTCGCTGCCATCTGCTGTTGCTGCTGTTTCTGCCCGCTCCCGCGCTGACGCTTGACAAGCTCTGCCAGTTAAATGGCGTGGACCCTGTTGTCGCCCGACAGGATATCGCGGATGTCAGTGACGAGATACAGCGTTATCATCAACTGGAACTACACCAGATGGTTGATGGCAGCTTTCGCGTACATGGAACGGAGCTGGACAGGCGTTTATGCCTGCTCCACTGGCTGCGACGCGCTTTGCGCCTGTCGCAGGATTTCGTCTGCGAACACTTTGCCCCGGTGCTACGCCAGCGCCTGAAAGTGTTGAAAATCGAAAAAGCGTTGTGGGATGAAACCAACTTACAGGCGCTGATTCAACATTGTAGCCTGCGCCTCAATCGGAACTTTAGCCCGCGCGATCGGCTATTTCTGCAAATCTATATGAAATATGCCCTGTGCCAACGGCAGATGGCGCTGTTCAATGATACGCAGCGTGCCTGGCTGGCAGAGAAGGCAGAGCGCGACGCCGCCGATGATGTGATTCATCACTGGCAAAAGCGTTGCCACTTGGTGCCTGATGCCAGCGAAACGGATTTCTGGACGCTGCTGTTTAGCCTGATTCATGCACCAGATGGCTCGCAATTGCAGCATCCTCAGGCGCAAGTGCTGATGCAGGCGGTGGAGGCGTTAATCATCCGCTTTGAAAAGCTGGCGCTGACCCAAATCAGTAATCAGGAAGAGTTGAAGCAGCAGCTGTTCACCCACTTGGCGCAGGCGCTGGATCGCAGTCATTTTGCCATCGGCATCGATAACAGCGTGGCGCTGGATGTGGCACGCCTCTATCCACGCCTGCTGCGCACGACCCGCGCCGCGCTCGATGACTTTGCCGTGCAATTTGCGACCCGTTTTAGTGCTGAGGAAGTGAGTCTGGTGGCGGTGCTGTTCGGTGCCTGGCTGATGCAGGAGAGTGCCTTGCAGGAAAAACAGGTGCTGCTGCTGACCGGTGACGATGCCGGCCTTGAGCAACGGCTGGAGCAGCAGATCCGGGAACTGACGTTGCTGCCCATTAACATCACCTATCAGGATATCGTGCAATTTCGTCAGGATGGCGCACCGCGAGATATTGCGCTGGTGATTACCCCTTATGCGACTTCGCTGCCGCTCTTCTCACCGCCGATGATTCATGCGG
The DNA window shown above is from Pantoea sp. At-9b and carries:
- the iscR gene encoding Fe-S cluster assembly transcriptional regulator IscR, with the protein product MRLTSKGRYAVTAMLDVALHSHEGPVPLADISERQGISLSYLEQLFSRLRKHGLVASVRGPGGGYLLGKDAGAIAVGAVITAVDESVDATKCQGKEGCQGGERCLTHVLWRDLSVRISEFLNNITLAELVNNQEILDVADRQNAIDNRRFQTHRVQETINVNLRA
- the trmJ gene encoding tRNA (cytosine(32)/uridine(32)-2'-O)-methyltransferase TrmJ; protein product: MLQNIRIVLVETSHTGNMGSVARAMKTMGLSNLYLVNPLVKPDSQAISLAAGASDVIGNAQIVDTLDEAIAGCSLVVGTSARSRSLPWPMLDSRECGIKSVEEGQQAPVALVFGRERVGLTNEELQKCHYHVAIQANPEYSSLNLAMAVQIIAYEVRMAWLDAQEKATPQPQFAESPYPLVDDLERFYQHMEQMMLNSGFIREGNPGQVMSKLRRLYTRARPERDELNILRGMLASFEKRKGSEGNS
- the suhB gene encoding inositol-1-monophosphatase codes for the protein MHPMLNIAVRAARKAGNLIAKNYETPDAVEASQKGSNDFVTNVDRDAERLIVEVIRKSYPQHTIITEESGELAGDDQDIQWVIDPLDGTTNFIKRLPHFSVSIAVRIKGRTEVAVVYDPMRNELFTAVRGQGAQLNGYRLRGSTARDLDGTILATGFPFKLKQHAQTYINVVGKLFTQCADFRRTGSAALDLAYVAAGRVDGYFEIGLKPWDFAAGELLVREAGGLVTDFTGGHGYLMSGNIVAGNPRVVKALLSTMRDELSEALKR
- a CDS encoding nickel/cobalt transporter gives rise to the protein MSLISLPAGSRRLWPLWLLALILLLAAGMLWQYWPQILLQSVLWQKVLNREMTQLLQQVAQQPQQAGVTLMLFSLAYGVLHALGPGHGKVVISTFLATHPARLKTSMKLTLLAALLQGGVAIGLVTVMLVVLQTSSRTMHLGSYWLEKGSYLLVMALGVWVGWRAVRALRAALKPVAKMQIHAIRPHHQHDEHCGCGHAHLPSAAQMEQAVSGKTQALVVFSMGLRPCSGAIMMLLFAKVIDVYVWGVASAIAMAMGTAVTVSAMGLLVQRSRKLAEKLGSASPTTQGAQVLMPLLAIVGSVVLVVVGALLWQSAQPMMSSGLRPF
- a CDS encoding DUF1007 family protein; the encoded protein is MKIALFTLMLLVSHVAWSHPHSFIDMRTELLTDNDHLTGFKMVWTMDEITSADLLYDAGKAAPGSVVWKKLAAQVMANVLGQHYFTEVWQGKNRVKFLNLPKEYQLSRNGNKAVLEFILPLGEPQSLSHTQYRILTFDPSYFVDMYYDNAQALTLPDTLKARCQLDLHTPKPDDSLKQYALSLDKADAPPEDMDLGQQFAQTVTLTCH
- the csiE gene encoding stationary phase inducible protein CsiE produces the protein MSSATSSAPLFSRSQRRCHLLLLLFLPAPALTLDKLCQLNGVDPVVARQDIADVSDEIQRYHQLELHQMVDGSFRVHGTELDRRLCLLHWLRRALRLSQDFVCEHFAPVLRQRLKVLKIEKALWDETNLQALIQHCSLRLNRNFSPRDRLFLQIYMKYALCQRQMALFNDTQRAWLAEKAERDAADDVIHHWQKRCHLVPDASETDFWTLLFSLIHAPDGSQLQHPQAQVLMQAVEALIIRFEKLALTQISNQEELKQQLFTHLAQALDRSHFAIGIDNSVALDVARLYPRLLRTTRAALDDFAVQFATRFSAEEVSLVAVLFGAWLMQESALQEKQVLLLTGDDAGLEQRLEQQIRELTLLPINITYQDIVQFRQDGAPRDIALVITPYATSLPLFSPPMIHAELPLSEHQQQRIRQLLES